In Ostrea edulis chromosome 10, xbOstEdul1.1, whole genome shotgun sequence, one genomic interval encodes:
- the LOC130050918 gene encoding tubulin alpha-1A chain-like, producing the protein MRECISIHVGQAGVQIGNACWELYCLEHGIQPDGQMPSDKTIGGGDDSFNTFFSETGAGKHVPRAVFVDLEPTVVDEVRTGTYRQLFHPEQLITGKEDAANNYARGHYTIGKEIVDLVLDRIRKLADQCTGLQGFLIFHSFGGGTGSGFTSLLMERLSVDYGKKSKLEFAIYPAPQISTAVVEPYNSILTTHTTLEHSDCAFMVDNEAIYDICRRNLDIERPTYTNLNRLIAQIVSSITASLRFDGALNVDLTEFQTNLVPYPRIHFPLATYAPVISAEKAYHEQLSVAEITNACFEPANQLVKCDPRHGKYMACCMLYRGDVVPKDVNAAIATIKTKRTIQFVDWCPTGFKVGINYQPPTVVPGGDLAKVQRAVCMLSNTTAIAEAWARLDHKFDLMYAKRAFVHWYVGEGMEEGEFSEAREDLAALEKDYEEVGVDSVEGEGEEEGEEY; encoded by the exons ATG AGGGAATGTATCTCCATCCACGTCGGACAGGCCGGAGTCCAGATCGGAAACGCCTGCTGGGAATTGTACTGCTTGGAGCACGGAATCCAACCCGATGGTCAGATGCCCAGTGACAAGACCATTGGAGGTGGTGACGACTCCTTCAACACCTTCTTCAGCGAGACTGGCGCTGGCAAACACGTGCCAAGAGCCGTCTTTGTTGACTTGGAACCCACTGTTGTTG ATGAGGTGAGAACTGGCACTTACCGCCAGCTGTTCCACCCCGAGCAGCTCATCACCGGCAAGGAAGACGCCGCCAACAACTATGCCCGTGGTCACTACACCATTGGTAAGGAAATCGTCGACCTTGTCCTGGACAGAATCAGGAAGCTGGCTGACCAGTGTACCGGTCTTCAGGGATTCCTCATCTTCCACAGCTTCGGTGGTGGTACCGGATCCGGATTCACATCCCTCCTCATGGAACGTCTCAGCGTCGACTACGGAAAGAAATCCAAGTTGGAGTTCGCCATCTACCCCGCCCCCCAGATCTCCACCGCTGTTGTTGAGCCCTACAACTCCATCCTGACCACCCACACCACCCTGGAGCACTCGGACTGCGCCTTCATGGTTGACAACGAGGCTATCTACGATATCTGCCGCCGTAACTTGGACATCGAGAGACCAACATACACCAATCTGAACCGTCTGATTGCACAGATTGTCTCCTCCATCACTGCCTCCCTCAGATTCGACGGTGCCCTCAACGTCGATCTGACTGAGTTCCAGACCAACTTGGTGCCCTACCCACGTATCCACTTCCCTCTGGCCACCTATGCCCCAGTCATCTCCGCCGAGAAAGCTTACCACGAGCAGCTCTCCGTTGCCGAGATCACCAACGCTTGCTTCGAGCCAGCCAACCAGTTGGTGAAATGTGACCCACGTCACGGAAAATACATGGCCTGCTGCATGTTGTACAGAGGTGATGTTGTCCCCAAGGACGTCAACGCCGCCATTGCCACCATCAAGACCAAGAGGACCATCCAGTTCGTCGACTGGTGTCCAACTGGTTTCAAGGTCGGAATCAACTACCAGCCACCCACCGTCGTCCCAGGTGGTGACCTCGCCAAGGTCCAGCGTGCCGTGTGCATGTTGAGCAACACCACCGCCATTGCCGAGGCCTGGGCTCGTCTTGACCACAAATTCGACTTGATGTACGCCAAGCGTGCTTTCGTCCACTGGTACGTCGGAGAGGGTATGGAAGAGGGAGAATTCTCAGAGGCCCGTGAAGATTTGGCTGCCCTCGAGAAGGATTACGAAGAGGTCGGTGTCGACTCCGTCGAGGGTGAGGGAGAGGAGGAAGGCGAGGAATATTAA
- the LOC125666711 gene encoding tubulin alpha-1A chain-like isoform X2, giving the protein MRECISIHVGQAGVQIGNACWELYCLEHGIQPDGQMPSDKTIGGGDDSFNTFFSETGAGKHVPRAVFVDLEPTVVDEVRTGTYRQLFHPEQLITGKEDAANNYARGHYTIGKEIVDLVLDRIRKLADQCTGLQGFLIFHSFGGGTGSGFTSLLMERLSVDYGKKSKLEFAIYPAPQISTAVVEPYNSILTTHTTLEHSDCAFMVDNEAIYDICRRNLDIERPTYTNLNRLIAQIVSSITASLRFDGALNVDLTEFQTNLVPYPRIHFPLATYAPVISAEKAYHEQLSVAEITNACFEPANQMVKCDPRHGKYMACCMLYRGDVVPKDVNAAIATIKTKRTIQFVDWCPTGFKVGINYQPPTVVPGGDLAKVQRAVCMLSNTTAIAEAWARLDHKFDLMYAKRAFVHWYVGEGMEEGEFSEAREDLAALEKDYEEVGVDSVEGEGEEEGEEY; this is encoded by the exons ATG AGGGAATGTATCTCCATCCACGTCGGACAGGCCGGAGTCCAGATCGGAAACGCCTGCTGGGAATTGTACTGCTTGGAGCACGGAATCCAGCCCGATGGTCAGATGCCCAGTGACAAGACCATTGGAGGTGGTGACGACTCCTTCAACACCTTCTTCAGCGAGACTGGCGCTGGCAAGCACGTGCCAAGAGCCGTCTTTGTTGATTTGGAGCCCACTGTTGTTG ATGAGGTGAGAACTGGCACTTACCGCCAGCTGTTCCACCCCGAGCAGCTCATCACCGGCAAGGAAGACGCCGCTAACAACTATGCCCGTGGTCACTACACCATTGGTAAGGAAATCGTCGACCTTGTCCTGGACAGAATCAGGAAGCTAGCTGACCAGTGTACCGGTCTTCAGGGATTCCTCATCTTCCACAGCTTCGGTGGTGGTACCGGATCCGGATTCACATCCCTCCTCATGGAACGTCTCAGCGTCGACTACGGAAAGAAATCCAAGTTGGAGTTCGCCATCTACCCTGCCCCCCAGATCTCCACCGCTGTTGTTGAGCCCTACAACTCCATCCTGACCACCCACACCACCCTGGAGCACTCCGACTGCGCCTTCATGGTTGACAACGAGGCTATCTACGATATATGCCGCCGTAACTTGGACATCGAGAGACCAACATACACCAATCTGAACCGTCTGATTGCACAGATTGTCTCCTCCATCACTGCCTCCCTCAGATTCGACGGTGCCCTCAACGTCGATCTGACTGAGTTCCAGACCAACTTGGTGCCCTACCCACGTATCCACTTCCCTCTGGCCACCTATGCCCCAGTCATCTCCGCCGAGAAAGCTTACCACGAGCAGCTCTCCGTTGCCGAGATCACCAACGCTTGCTTCGAGCCAGCCAACCAGATGGTGAAATGTGACCCACGTCACGGAAAATACATGGCCTGCTGCATGTTGTACAGAGGTGATGTTGTCCCCAAGGACGTCAACGCCGCCATTGCCACCATCAAGACCAAGAGGACCATCCAGTTCGTCGACTGGTGTCCAACTGGTTTCAAGGTCGGAATCAACTACCAGCCACCCACCGTCGTCCCAGGTGGTGACCTCGCCAAGGTCCAGCGTGCCGTGTGCATGTTGAGCAACACCACCGCCATTGCCGAGGCCTGGGCTCGTCTTGACCACAAATTCGACTTGATGTACGCCAAGCGTGCTTTCGTCCACTGGTACGTCGGAGAGGGTATGGAAGAGGGAGAATTCTCAGAGGCCCGTGAAGATTTGGCTGCCCTCGAGAAGGATTACGAAGAGGTCGGTGTCGACTCCGTTGAGGGTGAGGGAGAGGAGGAAGGCGAGGAATATTAA